Proteins encoded within one genomic window of Deltaproteobacteria bacterium:
- a CDS encoding FAD-dependent oxidoreductase, whose translation MSKKRFVIVGNSAAGLAAAQTIRSADGQGKIFIITDEESPAYSRIMLPLYIAGQANREEMALVPESFYQEKGMVIKAQTKVLAIDPSRCSISLQSGENIPYDELLLATGASPYLPPIEGIHMPGVYPLRTLKDAERILAALSCIQGEAVVYGGGLVGLKCLEVLFNRVGQVRLIVSSDQILSMMLDKTAAAILQNRLEAQGIKVHLQTELVACQGKGSLEKVVLANGQEIPCGLMIVAKGVVSNMQLIEGTSLQAEEGILVDKRMATGIPHIYAAGDVCQPDDLLGEGKRQFPLWPLAVEEGRVAGANMAGVPQVFSGGIRMNALELFGLKVISMGIIETRPGLLVTSQSRQDGAGYRKIIFSGSRLKGCIMLGDINGGGVVESLIRSQQEVDEIFIQKVVEGTISYAHRLWSWGGSE comes from the coding sequence ATGAGTAAGAAACGTTTCGTCATTGTAGGAAATAGTGCGGCAGGCCTTGCTGCGGCCCAAACCATTCGCTCCGCTGATGGCCAGGGGAAGATTTTTATCATAACCGATGAAGAAAGCCCTGCCTATTCGAGGATCATGCTCCCTCTGTATATCGCCGGGCAGGCGAATAGAGAAGAAATGGCCTTGGTCCCAGAAAGTTTTTACCAAGAAAAGGGGATGGTAATAAAAGCCCAAACCAAGGTCCTGGCGATCGACCCCTCCCGCTGTTCCATCTCCCTGCAAAGTGGGGAAAATATTCCTTATGATGAACTCCTCCTGGCCACAGGAGCCTCTCCTTACTTGCCGCCGATCGAGGGGATCCATATGCCGGGGGTTTATCCGCTGAGGACCCTTAAGGACGCGGAAAGAATTTTGGCAGCTTTATCCTGCATTCAGGGCGAAGCAGTGGTTTACGGAGGAGGTCTGGTAGGCCTCAAATGCCTGGAAGTGTTGTTCAACCGGGTGGGCCAGGTTCGGTTGATCGTTTCCTCGGACCAAATTTTATCCATGATGTTGGATAAAACGGCGGCCGCAATCCTCCAGAATCGATTGGAAGCCCAAGGGATAAAAGTACACCTGCAAACGGAGCTGGTGGCATGCCAGGGAAAAGGTTCCTTGGAAAAAGTGGTTCTGGCCAATGGCCAGGAAATTCCCTGCGGGCTCATGATCGTGGCCAAAGGCGTGGTCTCCAACATGCAGCTGATTGAGGGTACTTCCCTCCAGGCCGAAGAGGGTATCCTGGTGGACAAAAGAATGGCCACAGGAATTCCTCATATCTATGCCGCGGGTGATGTCTGCCAGCCTGACGATCTTCTGGGCGAAGGGAAAAGACAATTCCCCCTATGGCCACTGGCAGTGGAAGAAGGAAGGGTTGCGGGAGCGAATATGGCTGGAGTGCCTCAAGTCTTTTCCGGGGGGATACGGATGAACGCCCTGGAGCTTTTTGGTCTCAAAGTCATCTCCATGGGAATCATCGAAACTCGGCCGGGCCTGTTGGTTACATCCCAGAGTCGCCAGGACGGGGCTGGATATCGAAAAATAATCTTCAGTGGATCTCGCCTTAAAGGTTGTATCATGCTGGGAGATATTAATGGAGGGGGAGTGGTCGAAAGTTTAATCCGCAGTCAGCAGGAGGTAGACGAAATTTTTATCCAGAAGGTTGTGGAAGGAACAATATCTTATGCCCATCGGCTGTGGTCCTG